One stretch of Equus przewalskii isolate Varuska chromosome 9, EquPr2, whole genome shotgun sequence DNA includes these proteins:
- the TCF21 gene encoding transcription factor 21, with product MSTGSLSDVEDLQEVEMLDCDGLKMDSNKEFVTSNESTEESSNCETGSPQKGRGGLGKRRKAPTKKSPLSGVSQEGKQVQRNAANARERARMRVLSKAFSRLKTTLPWVPPDTKLSKLDTLRLASSYIAHLRQILANDKYENGYIHPVNLTWPFMVAGKPENDLKEVVTASRLCGTTAS from the exons ATGTCCACCGGCTCCCTCAGCGACGTGGAGGACCTTCAAGAGGTGGAGATGCTGGACTGCGACGGGCTGAAAATGGACTCGAACAAGGAGTTTGTGACCTCCAACGAGAGCACCGAGGAGAGCTCCAACTGCGAGACCGGGTCTCCGCAGAAGGGCCGCGGCGGCCTGGGCAAGAGGAGGAAGGCGCCCACCAAGAAGAGCCCCTTGAGCGGGGTCAGCCAGGAGGGCAAGCAGGTCCAGCGCAACGCGGCCAACGCGCGCGAGCGGGCGCGGATGCGGGTGCTGAGCAAGGCCTTCTCCAGGCTCAAGACCACCCTGCCCTGGGTGCCCCCGGACACCAAGCTCTCCAAGCTGGACACGCTCAGGCTGGCGTCTAGCTACATCGCCCACTTGAGGCAGATCCTGGCTAACGACAAGTATGAGAACGGGTACATTCACCCGGTCAACCTG ACGTGGCCCTTTATGGTGGCCGGGAAACCCGAGAACGACCTGAAAGAAGTGGTGACCGCGAGCCGCTTATGCGGAACCACGGCGTCCTGA